One segment of Radiobacillus kanasensis DNA contains the following:
- a CDS encoding sugar ABC transporter ATP-binding protein — protein sequence MNQELLLQMSSIRKSFNQVEVLHGVDFHVKKGEIHALLGENGAGKSTLMNILGGVLTPDEGSIYMDGQKVSMDTPRNSQQRGISFIHQELNVVTDLTVYENMFLGSELRNKFGIVNVKQMCERTNEVLKKLGVSVNPKTYVRDLETSYKQLIEIGKALLKNSNIIIMDEPTTSLTDHEIEKLFELMRSLKESGVSIIYISHKLKEIQSVCDRYTILRDGEFIKSGEMKKTTIDEITQLMVGKSVSTDALQQTKKHGEAVLTVQNLTSSSFRQINFSVSKGEIVGFTGLAGDGRTELFESIFGYRQNFTGSVEVFGKSVKLTHPSKAVKAGIGLVPKNRKENAIVKDLSVIHNMSLSSMNHFEKGGLISDKKEYERFLHYRKQLNIKVSDPHAPIDALSGGNQQKVVIAKWLEQDSDVLIFDNPTQGIDVGAKSEIYQHIIHLAKLGKAIIILSSEAPEILRICDRVHVMFQGEITGTFNGLETSEEEIMKYATGAVKGGERVG from the coding sequence GTGAATCAGGAATTACTACTTCAAATGAGCAGTATTAGGAAATCATTTAATCAGGTGGAAGTACTACATGGTGTTGATTTCCATGTAAAAAAGGGTGAGATACACGCTTTACTCGGAGAGAATGGTGCTGGCAAATCAACCTTGATGAATATTCTTGGTGGGGTATTAACACCGGACGAGGGGTCCATATATATGGATGGACAAAAGGTTTCCATGGATACTCCTCGCAATTCACAGCAACGGGGAATTAGCTTTATCCATCAGGAACTGAATGTGGTAACGGATTTAACGGTTTATGAAAATATGTTTCTAGGATCAGAGCTTCGTAATAAATTTGGGATTGTAAATGTAAAACAAATGTGTGAACGAACTAATGAAGTTTTAAAAAAGCTAGGTGTCTCTGTGAATCCAAAAACGTATGTCCGCGACTTAGAAACTTCGTATAAGCAATTGATTGAGATTGGAAAAGCATTATTAAAAAATTCCAATATTATAATCATGGATGAACCAACAACCTCACTAACGGATCATGAAATCGAAAAGCTATTCGAATTAATGCGTTCACTGAAGGAATCCGGGGTTTCTATCATATACATTTCCCACAAATTAAAAGAAATTCAGTCTGTTTGTGATCGATACACGATTTTGCGAGATGGAGAATTTATTAAAAGTGGCGAGATGAAGAAAACTACAATTGATGAGATAACACAACTCATGGTCGGAAAATCGGTTTCAACGGATGCCTTGCAACAAACTAAGAAGCATGGAGAAGCTGTATTGACGGTCCAAAACTTAACAAGTTCCTCCTTCCGCCAAATAAACTTCTCTGTATCTAAAGGAGAAATAGTAGGTTTTACTGGTCTAGCTGGTGATGGAAGGACAGAATTGTTTGAAAGCATTTTTGGGTATCGCCAAAATTTCACAGGTTCTGTTGAAGTATTCGGAAAGTCAGTTAAATTAACTCATCCGAGTAAAGCGGTGAAAGCAGGAATTGGTCTAGTTCCAAAAAATCGAAAGGAAAACGCAATCGTAAAAGACCTAAGCGTAATCCATAATATGAGTCTTTCTTCCATGAATCATTTTGAAAAAGGAGGGCTTATCAGTGATAAAAAAGAATATGAACGATTTTTACACTATAGAAAACAGCTAAATATTAAAGTCAGTGATCCTCATGCCCCCATTGACGCTCTAAGTGGAGGTAATCAACAAAAGGTCGTCATTGCAAAATGGCTAGAACAGGATTCTGATGTTTTAATTTTTGATAATCCGACTCAAGGCATCGACGTCGGGGCGAAAAGTGAAATTTATCAGCACATTATTCACTTGGCTAAACTAGGAAAGGCCATCATTATTCTTTCCTCAGAAGCGCCAGAGATACTGAGAATCTGTGATCGAGTACACGTCATGTTTCAAGGGGAAATAACAGGGACTTTTAATGGCTTAGAAACTAGTGAAGAAGAAATTATGAAATATGCAACAGGTGCAGTGAAGGGAGGAGAGAGAGTTGGTTAA
- a CDS encoding SGNH/GDSL hydrolase family protein translates to MSSKAIVTIILCVLIASSFLLYKYGGVEALENEPDTKRLIYIPIGDSLAEGWHATTKDKSYISILSQFIQKGLGYNVITKNGVRVAGAGLKDAAMPNISKIIMEHPDLITIEFGTNDSNRNKKAYVPPEEFKMLLWHLVERLQQAPSNPKIILVTTWNRGQDSLKYDHIIKAVAEERDIAVANIQNVWMNRTDTCGPDKLVTYNGLSDNWHPNDKGHQEIAEIIFEQAKKLLKEQN, encoded by the coding sequence ATGAGCAGCAAAGCAATAGTTACAATCATTTTATGTGTTCTAATAGCGAGTTCATTCTTATTGTATAAGTATGGAGGGGTAGAAGCACTAGAAAACGAACCAGATACCAAAAGACTCATTTATATTCCCATCGGCGATAGCTTAGCGGAAGGCTGGCATGCTACTACAAAAGATAAAAGTTATATTTCTATTTTATCTCAGTTCATACAAAAGGGGTTGGGATATAACGTTATTACAAAGAACGGTGTTCGAGTAGCAGGAGCAGGATTAAAAGATGCGGCAATGCCAAATATCTCAAAAATAATAATGGAACACCCTGACCTCATAACTATCGAATTTGGGACCAATGATTCAAATAGAAATAAAAAAGCTTATGTTCCACCAGAAGAATTTAAGATGCTCCTCTGGCACTTAGTAGAACGGCTCCAACAAGCTCCAAGCAACCCTAAGATTATACTGGTTACAACTTGGAATCGAGGCCAGGATTCTTTGAAGTATGATCATATTATTAAAGCAGTAGCAGAAGAAAGGGATATCGCAGTCGCTAACATACAAAATGTGTGGATGAACAGAACGGACACTTGTGGACCAGATAAACTCGTTACATACAATGGATTAAGTGATAACTGGCATCCTAATGATAAAGGCCATCAAGAAATTGCTGAAATTATATTTGAACAAGCAAAAAAATTATTAAAGGAACAGAATTAG
- a CDS encoding substrate-binding domain-containing protein, which yields MKRLLFLLLAIVLVFGLIGCSNSSSGSSGDGDDKVVLGLAMPSADHGWLGALIQNAEDQAKALVEDGTIDDYVFTTAADPTTQANNVDDLLTQEVDAIVMLPIESEALSPVGTKIKEAGIPLVIVDRELTNDTATVLVKGDNKGIGANAGKYFVEHLGGSGKIVEITGSPSSVTTLRSEGFYESIEGSDIEIISTQSGDFQTEASLKVMENILQANPEIDAVYTHDDEMALGVIQAINEANRTDIQFVTGAGGHKEAYEIIQDGGLLKATFLYSPLMVKDGVKVGAKLANGEEPEEEEVVLEATQITEENVADHYNPDANY from the coding sequence ATGAAACGTTTGTTATTTTTACTTCTCGCAATTGTTTTGGTTTTTGGATTAATCGGATGTTCAAACTCATCAAGCGGAAGTTCTGGTGATGGGGATGACAAGGTTGTATTAGGCCTTGCAATGCCTTCCGCGGATCATGGATGGCTGGGGGCATTAATTCAAAATGCTGAAGATCAAGCGAAGGCTCTAGTGGAAGATGGGACAATTGATGACTATGTGTTTACAACTGCTGCGGATCCAACGACACAAGCAAATAATGTGGATGACTTACTTACACAGGAAGTGGACGCGATTGTTATGCTTCCCATTGAATCAGAGGCGTTATCTCCAGTTGGGACAAAAATTAAGGAAGCAGGGATTCCTCTTGTAATTGTGGATCGTGAACTAACAAATGACACAGCTACAGTTCTAGTTAAAGGGGATAACAAAGGAATTGGTGCCAACGCAGGTAAGTATTTTGTGGAACATCTTGGCGGTAGTGGAAAGATTGTTGAGATCACAGGATCCCCAAGCTCTGTAACGACACTACGGAGTGAAGGGTTTTATGAGTCTATAGAAGGTTCAGATATTGAAATCATCTCGACTCAATCAGGGGACTTCCAAACGGAGGCTTCTTTAAAGGTAATGGAAAACATTTTACAAGCTAACCCAGAAATTGATGCTGTGTACACACATGATGATGAGATGGCCCTAGGTGTCATACAAGCTATAAATGAGGCTAATCGCACAGATATTCAATTTGTTACAGGTGCAGGTGGTCATAAAGAAGCATATGAAATAATCCAAGACGGTGGTTTATTAAAAGCTACTTTTCTGTATTCACCTCTAATGGTCAAAGATGGGGTAAAGGTTGGGGCTAAGCTTGCTAATGGTGAGGAGCCGGAGGAAGAAGAGGTTGTTCTTGAAGCAACTCAAATTACGGAAGAAAATGTGGCAGACCATTATAATCCAGATGCAAATTATTAG
- a CDS encoding M20 family metallopeptidase — MSSIVDYLKQHQTEIEETLLHLVEAESPSKNKELSDQCGLVLKDEFKRLVHGKIEMIKKEKVGNQYKFTFGNEEAQDQILIIGHYDTVWDKGAIPIRKEKGKLYGPGVFDMKGGLTITLWALKALKELGHIGNRKVVFLATSDEEIGSQHSRDLIEEEAQKSSIVFVPECSIAKSGAVKTARKGIGIFKLKIKGKSSHAGINPWDGASAIEELALQITDLKNLDDCEQGISINIGKIKGGTRRNVVAAYAEAEVDVRFDTEEQAKALEQAILDRPTFVEGTSVTVEGRINRFPLERTEEVEELYQQLKEIAASHGYNLEEGASGGGSDGNLTAALEVPTIDGLGPKGDGAHAENEHIILGNLPYRAALLAEAIKRNM; from the coding sequence ATGTCATCGATTGTGGATTACCTAAAGCAACACCAAACAGAAATCGAGGAGACGTTATTACATCTTGTAGAAGCAGAATCTCCGTCGAAAAATAAAGAACTATCGGACCAATGTGGTTTGGTTTTAAAGGATGAGTTCAAGCGACTCGTTCACGGAAAAATTGAAATGATTAAGAAGGAAAAAGTGGGAAATCAATATAAATTCACCTTCGGAAATGAAGAAGCACAGGATCAAATACTAATCATTGGCCATTATGACACGGTTTGGGACAAGGGTGCTATTCCAATAAGGAAAGAAAAAGGGAAGCTTTATGGTCCAGGTGTGTTTGATATGAAGGGTGGTCTTACGATTACCTTGTGGGCGTTGAAAGCTTTAAAGGAATTAGGTCATATTGGAAATAGAAAAGTTGTATTTCTTGCGACCTCTGATGAAGAAATTGGAAGTCAACACTCCCGTGATTTAATCGAAGAGGAAGCACAGAAAAGCTCCATTGTTTTCGTTCCAGAATGTAGTATTGCCAAATCAGGAGCAGTAAAAACAGCAAGAAAAGGTATCGGTATATTTAAACTAAAGATTAAGGGGAAATCTTCTCATGCTGGAATCAACCCTTGGGATGGGGCCAGTGCTATTGAGGAGCTTGCACTGCAGATTACGGACTTGAAAAATTTAGATGACTGTGAACAGGGAATTTCCATAAATATTGGGAAAATCAAAGGTGGAACGAGACGTAATGTTGTTGCGGCATATGCAGAAGCGGAAGTCGATGTTCGTTTTGATACAGAAGAGCAGGCAAAGGCTCTTGAACAAGCAATTCTGGATCGACCTACTTTTGTAGAAGGAACGTCAGTAACGGTAGAAGGACGAATTAATCGTTTTCCATTGGAGCGTACGGAAGAAGTAGAAGAGTTATATCAACAGCTAAAGGAAATTGCTGCAAGTCACGGCTATAATCTGGAAGAGGGTGCATCCGGTGGCGGAAGTGACGGGAACTTAACAGCTGCCTTAGAGGTTCCAACTATTGATGGACTAGGTCCTAAGGGAGACGGAGCTCATGCTGAGAATGAACATATTATTCTTGGGAACCTACCTTATCGTGCTGCATTGTTGGCGGAGGCAATTAAAAGAAATATGTAA
- a CDS encoding C40 family peptidase, protein MKKTTKTLITVATSFVLSTGFSSKADAATYTVKSGDSLWRISQTYNVSISELQTINNLSGYTIYPGQTLETTRETTSITNTDGSASTYTVKSGDSLWAISRAHNLSVSQLKSLNNLSSNTIYVGQVLKVSGSATSTPVPPTTQQSYKTALVAEAKKHIGTPYKWAGNAPGGFDCSGFIYYTHNQVGKKISRLSAASYYNMATKISSPEPGDLVFFKDTYKSGISHMGIFVGNNSFVHAASSGVQLTSLSNTYWKGHFAGYGKF, encoded by the coding sequence ATGAAAAAAACAACAAAGACATTGATCACTGTTGCTACTAGTTTTGTTTTATCCACTGGATTTTCAAGTAAAGCGGATGCTGCTACTTATACGGTAAAATCTGGTGACAGCCTTTGGAGAATCTCTCAAACTTATAATGTGAGTATTAGTGAATTACAAACTATAAATAATCTTTCTGGATACACTATTTATCCTGGTCAAACGCTTGAAACAACAAGAGAAACAACTTCTATTACAAATACAGATGGAAGTGCAAGCACTTATACAGTTAAATCGGGAGATAGCCTTTGGGCAATCAGCAGAGCTCATAATCTATCTGTCTCTCAATTAAAGTCGTTGAATAACCTAAGCTCTAATACGATTTATGTTGGACAAGTTTTAAAAGTTAGCGGTTCAGCCACCTCAACACCTGTACCACCGACAACACAACAGTCTTATAAAACAGCCTTAGTTGCAGAAGCAAAAAAACACATCGGCACACCTTACAAGTGGGCTGGAAATGCTCCTGGTGGATTCGACTGTAGTGGGTTTATTTACTACACACACAACCAGGTTGGGAAGAAAATTTCTCGTCTATCTGCAGCAAGCTATTACAACATGGCTACAAAAATCAGCAGTCCAGAACCTGGGGATCTCGTTTTCTTTAAAGACACTTATAAGAGCGGCATCAGTCATATGGGTATCTTTGTAGGAAACAACTCGTTCGTGCACGCTGCTTCTAGTGGGGTTCAGCTTACAAGCTTGAGTAATACGTATTGGAAAGGTCACTTTGCTGGATACGGTAAATTTTAA
- a CDS encoding ABC transporter permease, whose translation MVNLQMEENTMPPKHRLRSLSWIRSDYSVVIAFLIIVIIASIMNSRFLEIQNMLNIMMQVSAIGIIALGMTVIMLSGGIDLSVGSSLALIGVLTVMALNATDNVFVGILTALAAGTIIGLMNGMLIAKGKIASFIATLGMMAGARSIALYIADGGSQTSEVSAFMNISNSSLGMIDYPIIFFLLLTAAIYVLMHKTRFGRYVYAIGSNEKAALLSAIRVDRIKIGVYTLGGLMVGIAALIETSRLNSISSSSSGNLYELDAIAAVIIGGTRMTGGRGKVIGTFFGVLLLGVLNNMMNLMNISPYLQGLVKGLIIIIAVLFQKRE comes from the coding sequence TTGGTTAATCTACAGATGGAAGAAAACACTATGCCCCCAAAGCATAGACTCAGAAGCCTTTCATGGATACGGAGTGATTATAGCGTTGTAATCGCTTTTTTAATCATTGTGATAATTGCTTCCATAATGAATAGTAGATTTTTAGAGATCCAGAATATGTTGAACATCATGATGCAAGTTTCAGCCATTGGTATTATTGCATTAGGTATGACAGTGATAATGCTTTCAGGTGGTATCGATTTATCGGTGGGATCTTCCTTAGCATTAATTGGTGTCCTAACAGTGATGGCTTTGAATGCAACGGATAATGTTTTTGTAGGAATACTGACTGCCTTAGCAGCAGGTACGATAATAGGGCTCATGAACGGTATGCTAATCGCAAAAGGAAAGATTGCCTCCTTCATTGCAACACTTGGAATGATGGCTGGTGCTAGATCGATTGCCCTTTATATTGCAGATGGGGGGAGTCAAACAAGCGAAGTTTCTGCTTTCATGAATATATCGAACAGTTCGCTTGGAATGATTGATTACCCTATTATATTCTTTTTACTATTAACTGCTGCTATTTATGTGCTCATGCACAAAACGAGGTTTGGTCGTTATGTATATGCGATAGGAAGTAATGAAAAGGCTGCTTTGTTATCTGCCATTCGGGTAGATCGGATTAAGATAGGAGTCTATACATTAGGCGGTTTAATGGTTGGAATTGCTGCTTTAATTGAAACGTCTCGACTAAATTCTATTTCCTCATCTAGTTCGGGAAATTTATACGAGTTAGACGCCATAGCAGCCGTTATCATCGGTGGAACAAGAATGACTGGTGGGCGAGGAAAAGTAATAGGAACCTTCTTTGGGGTATTACTACTAGGAGTATTAAATAATATGATGAATCTAATGAATATCTCTCCATATTTACAAGGATTGGTTAAAGGATTGATCATTATTATAGCGGTACTATTCCAAAAACGAGAATAG
- a CDS encoding C40 family peptidase, translating to MQKKTILSVAATAVVATTIFATPIDAATYKVKKGDSLWRIAQKYNTGVTQLKTLNKLKSTVVFPNQVLTVATAKTSSKATKKPTVKKTVTKSKATGTTSTYKVKSGDSLSKIAAKHKITLKQLIEWNKLKSTVIYPGNVLIVSSKVTTPKKTNTAPKPQPKPVVKPKPVTNPKPSISKPISTTVYTVKAGDSLWKISQTYKIGVEDLKKWNKLKTDSIYVGQKLKISKVAKEVALPTPLPNEVPSDQGDYNVTKLIAEATALFGTPYQFGGSTPVGFDCSGFIFHVFNLAGKDIARYSSEGYYNRSFYVNKPQLGDLVFFENTYKKGISHVGIYAGNNTFIHAGETGVTTSSLTNSYWNQHFDGFKRLY from the coding sequence ATGCAGAAAAAGACGATATTATCCGTTGCCGCGACTGCGGTTGTAGCTACTACAATATTTGCTACTCCGATTGATGCTGCTACTTATAAAGTGAAAAAAGGCGATTCGCTATGGCGGATTGCCCAAAAATATAATACAGGCGTTACACAATTAAAAACACTGAACAAATTAAAAAGTACGGTTGTGTTTCCCAACCAGGTTCTTACCGTGGCAACTGCAAAAACTTCTTCTAAAGCTACTAAAAAGCCAACGGTTAAGAAGACAGTAACAAAGTCAAAAGCAACAGGTACAACATCTACATATAAGGTAAAATCCGGTGATTCCTTAAGCAAAATTGCAGCAAAGCATAAAATAACACTTAAGCAGCTAATTGAATGGAATAAACTTAAATCCACTGTGATTTATCCTGGAAATGTATTGATAGTTTCAAGTAAGGTCACTACTCCTAAAAAAACTAATACTGCACCAAAACCACAACCAAAGCCAGTAGTGAAACCTAAACCAGTCACAAATCCGAAGCCTTCCATTTCTAAACCAATCTCCACTACTGTATATACAGTTAAAGCTGGTGACTCTCTTTGGAAGATTAGTCAGACCTATAAGATTGGGGTTGAGGACCTTAAAAAATGGAACAAACTGAAAACGGATAGTATTTACGTCGGGCAGAAATTAAAAATTTCAAAAGTAGCGAAAGAAGTAGCTCTTCCAACACCGCTACCAAATGAAGTTCCTTCGGATCAAGGTGATTATAATGTTACGAAGTTGATAGCTGAAGCAACTGCATTATTTGGAACCCCATATCAGTTTGGTGGATCCACACCGGTGGGCTTTGATTGCAGTGGATTTATTTTTCACGTGTTCAATCTAGCTGGTAAAGATATAGCAAGATATTCTAGTGAAGGCTATTACAACCGTTCTTTCTATGTAAACAAACCTCAACTTGGTGATTTAGTGTTTTTTGAAAACACGTATAAAAAAGGAATTTCTCACGTTGGGATTTATGCAGGTAACAATACTTTTATCCATGCGGGTGAAACGGGTGTAACTACATCTAGTTTAACGAATTCTTATTGGAACCAGCACTTTGATGGATTCAAACGTTTATATTAA
- a CDS encoding DUF1540 domain-containing protein gives MAQDVLCEVSNCKYWANGNKCAAEAIYVVSHRGKEASKQEETDCQTFEPQV, from the coding sequence ATGGCTCAAGATGTACTATGTGAAGTAAGCAACTGTAAATACTGGGCAAATGGCAACAAGTGTGCCGCAGAAGCTATTTATGTTGTAAGCCATAGAGGGAAAGAGGCGTCCAAGCAAGAAGAAACGGATTGCCAAACCTTCGAGCCTCAAGTGTAA
- a CDS encoding Gfo/Idh/MocA family protein: protein MQKINVGIIGCGSIARLRHVPEYMANPFVDQIYFYDRNVERARQLANTCSGQVVETIEELFQNPSITAISDCSSNDSHHIYSTEALLYGKHVLCEKPIAITVDHANLIIDAQKKSNKILMVDHNQRFNKAHQKAKEILSSKQLGEVLTFKTTFGHRGPEYWGINKSSSTWFFKKNRSHTGVAGDLGIHKIDLIHYLLDDDIQDIQAFHGALDKKDENQQPIEVCDNVVCIMKTKRGRIGTGSFSWTYYGSEDNSTIIYCQKGILKIYYEQEHQLVVEHSNGDMEKYKVEGIQTNDNQTNTGIVDHFVDCILRDRQPIITGDDALTSLKVIEELLNVKQNQMS from the coding sequence ATGCAGAAGATAAATGTAGGGATTATTGGTTGTGGATCCATTGCAAGACTTCGACATGTTCCTGAATATATGGCCAATCCGTTTGTAGATCAAATTTATTTTTACGATCGGAATGTCGAAAGAGCGAGACAGCTTGCTAATACCTGTTCTGGTCAGGTTGTTGAAACAATAGAAGAACTCTTTCAGAATCCTTCTATAACAGCAATAAGTGACTGCTCTTCCAATGATTCTCACCATATTTACTCTACAGAAGCATTATTATATGGTAAACATGTTCTTTGTGAAAAGCCTATAGCCATTACGGTTGATCATGCAAACCTTATCATTGATGCCCAAAAAAAATCCAACAAAATATTAATGGTTGATCACAACCAACGATTCAATAAAGCGCATCAAAAAGCGAAAGAAATCCTATCCTCCAAACAACTAGGAGAAGTATTAACATTTAAAACTACTTTTGGCCATAGGGGACCAGAATATTGGGGGATAAACAAGTCGTCTAGTACTTGGTTCTTTAAAAAGAATCGTTCCCATACAGGAGTTGCGGGTGATTTAGGCATTCACAAAATAGACTTAATTCACTACTTACTGGATGATGATATACAGGATATTCAAGCTTTTCATGGTGCTTTAGATAAAAAGGATGAGAATCAACAACCAATTGAGGTATGCGATAATGTTGTTTGTATCATGAAAACAAAACGAGGAAGAATAGGAACTGGATCCTTCTCATGGACATACTATGGCTCGGAGGATAATAGTACCATTATATATTGTCAGAAAGGGATATTAAAGATTTACTATGAACAGGAGCATCAGTTAGTCGTAGAACATAGTAATGGAGATATGGAGAAGTACAAGGTTGAAGGGATTCAAACAAACGATAATCAAACGAATACCGGAATAGTGGATCATTTTGTTGATTGTATTCTCCGTGATAGACAGCCAATTATTACAGGAGATGATGCATTGACATCCTTAAAAGTCATAGAAGAACTTCTGAATGTAAAGCAAAACCAGATGAGCTGA
- the corA gene encoding magnesium/cobalt transporter CorA: MIQVIAITKENKTISGITIEQLKEMDYKWFWIDFNQPEEHEIRELDKALRFHPLAIEDCIHSLQRPKLDYYDSYTFYVTHAIMKEDLGRNEINFFIGKDYIVSFHHQDAKEVNAVWNRVLSLENLEKWDEYRCFYEILDKIVDNYFPIVYELEDALNEIEENDEEKPMDELLDRLFDIRHQLLALRHTINPVRDLLYRMLNSHHLSLVLDRREYFVDIYDHLLKLSEMVSSNREIANDIRDNYISINSHQQNQVIQVLTVITSIFAPLTFIAGIYGMNFQRMPELMWDYGYFIVLGLMGVIAVLMFIWFKRKGWF; the protein is encoded by the coding sequence ATGATACAGGTCATTGCCATTACAAAAGAGAACAAAACAATATCTGGGATTACCATTGAACAGCTTAAGGAGATGGATTATAAATGGTTTTGGATAGACTTTAATCAGCCAGAAGAACACGAAATAAGAGAGTTAGATAAAGCCCTTCGATTCCATCCACTTGCCATTGAAGACTGCATACATAGCTTGCAACGACCGAAGCTTGATTATTATGACAGTTATACCTTTTATGTAACCCACGCAATCATGAAAGAGGACCTAGGTCGAAATGAAATAAACTTCTTTATCGGAAAAGATTACATTGTTTCCTTTCATCATCAAGATGCGAAAGAAGTAAATGCAGTTTGGAATCGAGTCCTTTCTCTTGAAAATTTAGAAAAATGGGATGAGTATCGTTGTTTTTATGAAATTCTAGATAAAATCGTTGATAATTATTTCCCTATCGTTTATGAATTAGAGGATGCTTTAAATGAGATAGAGGAGAATGATGAAGAAAAGCCAATGGATGAGTTGTTGGATCGTCTGTTTGATATTCGGCACCAGTTACTAGCCTTAAGACATACGATTAACCCTGTAAGAGATTTGTTGTATCGAATGTTAAACTCTCACCATCTTTCCTTAGTTTTAGATCGGCGTGAATATTTTGTCGATATTTACGACCATTTATTGAAGCTATCTGAAATGGTAAGCTCAAATCGCGAAATCGCGAACGACATACGTGATAATTATATTTCCATTAACTCTCATCAGCAGAATCAAGTTATTCAAGTATTAACGGTGATTACGTCTATTTTCGCACCATTAACATTTATTGCTGGGATCTATGGGATGAATTTTCAGCGTATGCCTGAGTTGATGTGGGATTATGGATATTTTATCGTACTGGGTTTGATGGGTGTTATTGCAGTGCTGATGTTTATTTGGTTTAAAAGGAAGGGCTGGTTTTAG